A single genomic interval of Pomacea canaliculata isolate SZHN2017 linkage group LG5, ASM307304v1, whole genome shotgun sequence harbors:
- the LOC112564030 gene encoding 3'-5' exoribonuclease 1-like — protein sequence MSSTVASKCSTRRSASDSKSELTLTGSTSMRGQFKTDSMSEHSLSSPMRKCQQKYHSPSPSRADKGAVGDVGSKFHALSIQPVEIEGDSEPKQVDEGAEIKKTSEFSNPVYKKLSQINGEINRMHTKELQIKLTELHLHAVGGKDVLKKRLKSYYKRQKLAAANLRNGVKGTSFDYLVIIDFEATCVENSDPDTFVHEIIEFPGVLVDVKQKTIVGMFRKFCKPTINPVLSDFCKDLTGVNQSEVNNAEEFPVVLQQFEEWMHSFGLGLDHSFAIVTDGPWDIRRFLSRQLEISGLTFPKWARQWINLRKVFCNFYESPRYNLENMLLKLGLKFEGRPHCGLDDSKNIARIVINLLEDGCAIKCNEAIDGRARLPKSGRCLDTGDGLHRAVGMSVPLQKKCMPLSSGSHSTSTSKKVSTLEDLAGVETDEDVGDLLAYYRLQSA from the exons atgagtaGCACGGTAGCTTCAAAGTGTTCCACCAGACGAAGCGCATCAGATTCAAAATCGGAATTGACGTTGACTGGCTCAACGTCCATGCGAGGTCAATTTAAAACGGACTCTATGTCGGAACACAGCCTGTCATCACCTAtgagaaaatgtcagcaaaagTACCATAGTCCAAGTCCATCCCGAGCTGATAAG GGAGCAGTGGGAGATGTAGGCAGCAAATTTCATGCATTGAGTATACAACCAGTTGAAATTGAAGGAGACTCCGAACCAAAGCAGGTAGACGAAGGAGCCGAAATCAAGAAAACTTCTGAATTTTCAAATCCAGTTTACAAAAAGCTTTCACAAATAAATGGTGAAATCAATCGAATGCACACAAAGGAATTACAAATTAAACTAACAGAGCTTCATCTCCATGCAGt gggaggtaaagatGTGCTGAAGAAGCGATTGAAGAGCTATTACAAACGCCAAAAACTTGCTGCTGCCAATCTCAGGAATGGCGTCAAGGGCACATCTTTTGATTATCTTGTTATTATTGACTTTGAGGCCACTTGTGTCGAAAACAGTGACCCAGATACTTTCGTTCATGAGATTATTGAGTTTCCAGGAGTTCTTGTGGatgtgaaacaaaaaaccatt GTGGGCATGTTCCGTAAATTTTGCAAGCCAACTATCAATCCAGTCTTGTCTGATTTTTGCAAGGATTTAACAGGAGTGAATCAA TCTGAAGTGAACAACGCCGAGGAATTCCCAGTGGTGCTGCAGCAATTTGAGGAGTGGATGCACTCCTTTGGTCTTGGACTCGATCACAGTTTTGCCATTGTTACTGATGG ACCTTGGGACATCCGCCGGTTTCTGAGCAGGCAGCTTGAAATAAGTGGTCTCACCTTCCCCAAGTGGGCACGGCAGTGGATCAATCTGCGCAAAGTATTCTGCAATTTTTATGAATCGCCACGTTACAACCTGGAGAACATGCTGCTTAAACTGGGCTTGAAGTTTGAAGGTCGCCCTCACTGTGGTTTGGATGATTCCAAGAACATTGCTCGCATTGTCATCAACCTTTTGGAGGATGGTTGTGCTATAAAGTGTAATGAGGCAATTGATGGCAGAGCTCGCCTTCCAAAATCTGGCCGATGTCTGGACACAGGCGACGGCCTTCACCGCGCAGTTGGTATGTCAGTTCCACTCCAGAAAAAATGCATGCCTCTGTCCTCAGGCAGCCATTCCACCTCTACCAGCAAAAAAGTCAGCACTCTAGAAGATCTTGCTGGTGTAGAGACTGATGAGGATGTCGGTGATCTATTGGCCTATTACAGGCTGCAGTCAGCCTAA
- the LOC112564031 gene encoding uncharacterized protein LOC112564031, with amino-acid sequence MCMVFRYILQEELSPEMSSRSVFANFSCDFQNWCKGRQSGLIYYNVSVVVENTESVKGDLYCCDGNNCNMASVIRQLPPQQLCYRAKHYFGEDSYTGTVVSCSDPDAWCIRSRLFNTTPITTTYDCDNHQLCQHFNMTSGSSYVCRNVTQKSEKEEVCCCSSNVCFKPFDTVSSSIFGSPLTEQLDDRSAGIGIVTVGCIVAFTLLALVGGGVMVALMYQRRSQPSISALTLTYSRIEEDDVSDSVQML; translated from the exons ATGTGCATGGTTTTTCGATATATCCTTCAAGAGGAGCTATCCCCAGAAATGTCATCTCGCTCAGTGTTTGCTAATTTTTCTTGTGACTTTCAAAACTGGTGTAAGGGTCGACAGTCAGGCTTGATTTACTACAATGTGAGC GTGGTAGttgaaaatacagaaagtgTAAAAGGTGACCTTTATTGTTGTGATGGCAACAACTGcaatatggcttctgtgattcGCCAGCTTCCCCCTCAGCAGCTCTGTTACAGAGCCAAGCATTACTTTGGTGAGGATTCATACACAG GAACTGTTGTGTCCTGTAGTGATCCTGATGCTTGGTGCATCCGCTCACGCTTGTTTAATACTACACCCATAACCACAACTTATGACTGTGACAACCATCAACTTTGCCAGCACTTCAACATGACTTCAGGGTCATCTTATGTGTGCAGGAAT GTCACCCAAAAAAGCGAGAAAGAAGAAGTGTGCTGCTGCTCCAGCAATGTTTGCTTCAAGCCATTTGATACAGTTTCCTCAAGCATCTTTGGCTCGCCACTGACAGAACAACTTGATGACCGCAGTGCTGGCATTGGTATTGTTACAGTGGGCTGCATTGTGGCTTTCACACTCCTAGCTCTTGTTGGAGGTGGGGTAATGGTGGCTTTGATGTATCAGCGCCGCAGTCAACCAAGCATAAGtgcactgacactgacataCAGTCGAATTGAGGAAGATGATGTTTCAGACAGTGTTCAAATGCTCTGA